One region of Chryseobacterium sp. C-71 genomic DNA includes:
- a CDS encoding T9SS type A sorting domain-containing protein: MRKIVNLVLAAMAGIVFTGHLHAQSTQTAKVKIDKNITYQNITGFGGFVCSPQFAYNHMTPTEIQKLWGAGTTDAGYNMLRLYIPEDPANWPQALATAQQAKSMGLIVFASPWTMPAAWKTNNNSNAVFTDANGVQQIGYLKPEHYQDYALHLNSFVTYLATNGVMLDYISIQNEPDEMAQYAGCIWTPTQIANFVRDYGQLINCNVIAPESVGFTDNFANAFLNTATMANFEVYGGHQYGSMQSVYKQFQNNNKQIWQTEYLINWNSNTSVPARDFNWSIDGFTFARSVNNAMLGNINAWVHYASKRYYGMMGDGTNGTVAGEMTKRGYILSQFAKTTTGKRRIDAKWEVSNGTLEGSSYISQDGNQITLVVINSSSNSYNLKADLPFFTNSGTSTTTSQTSNMVSAPFTFSADTFRPQITVAPSSVMTFVFNKSGDRPVSLMTGTEMHYNKIETQTTTNPAFGTSHQLSGQTVTFYNSTPLISSNTTAANGYVALNDRYNKLVFNVLSYTTSNLPTSSNTTLYYIDASGTLRNHNYGSVAFPTPGSGSFNLVFDISRSVLPFGCKGIIGLRSGNFSSILTLTLGDVYFNVGNERASKFEAAYASTDSNLMDALENEYYTSLDFRNTTGINSTSSWISTSQNVNSLFYVNSSVNNNNTNVVSGNACNTLTLSDQGKDFQVPFNFTATSASYTRNFSDYGVVLLPFEASIPSGVTAYTMIPSATGVASTQITNGIIPANTPVLVNATGNISFVGSGNVSTPKAITVNQMNGVYHMIKVPAGAYVLKTENGVTGFYKVTAGNEPFINPFQGYITEENTYTNTFLPLSFATLAVSQNEMIKDEVSVYPNPAQNEFFVELKSNTANYSLFDAKGSLIAGKQKLSSGKNKINIANLPAGVYFVEISDSGQTVTRKLIKK, encoded by the coding sequence ATGAGAAAAATAGTCAATTTAGTACTTGCTGCCATGGCAGGTATCGTATTCACGGGGCATCTTCATGCACAGAGTACACAGACCGCAAAAGTAAAAATTGATAAGAATATTACTTATCAGAACATTACAGGATTCGGAGGTTTCGTCTGCAGTCCGCAGTTTGCCTACAATCACATGACCCCTACAGAAATTCAGAAACTCTGGGGAGCCGGTACTACTGATGCGGGTTACAACATGTTGAGGCTGTATATTCCGGAAGATCCTGCCAACTGGCCTCAGGCATTAGCCACGGCACAGCAGGCAAAATCAATGGGACTTATTGTTTTTGCAAGCCCATGGACAATGCCGGCGGCATGGAAGACCAACAACAATTCGAATGCAGTTTTTACTGATGCCAATGGTGTACAGCAAATAGGGTATCTGAAACCTGAACACTATCAGGATTATGCTTTACACCTGAACAGTTTCGTTACATATCTTGCGACAAACGGAGTAATGCTTGATTACATTTCAATTCAAAATGAACCCGATGAGATGGCGCAGTACGCAGGCTGCATTTGGACGCCAACGCAGATCGCAAATTTTGTGAGAGATTACGGTCAGTTGATTAACTGCAATGTTATTGCTCCTGAGAGTGTTGGTTTCACCGATAATTTTGCAAATGCATTTTTGAATACAGCAACCATGGCCAATTTTGAAGTGTATGGAGGTCATCAGTATGGTTCTATGCAGTCAGTTTACAAGCAGTTTCAGAACAATAACAAACAAATTTGGCAAACCGAATATCTAATCAACTGGAATTCCAATACCAGCGTTCCTGCGAGAGATTTCAATTGGTCAATCGACGGTTTCACCTTTGCAAGAAGTGTCAACAATGCAATGCTTGGCAACATCAATGCGTGGGTTCATTACGCATCAAAAAGATATTACGGAATGATGGGGGATGGTACAAATGGTACCGTAGCAGGTGAGATGACAAAAAGAGGATATATTTTATCACAGTTCGCAAAGACGACAACGGGTAAAAGGAGAATTGATGCCAAATGGGAAGTCTCTAACGGGACACTTGAAGGTTCATCATACATTTCACAGGATGGAAATCAGATTACACTGGTGGTCATCAATTCATCTTCAAACTCGTATAACCTGAAAGCAGATCTGCCGTTTTTTACCAATTCAGGAACAAGTACAACGACGTCACAAACTTCGAATATGGTTTCTGCTCCATTCACATTTTCTGCTGATACGTTCAGACCGCAGATTACAGTGGCTCCTTCAAGCGTAATGACTTTTGTATTTAATAAAAGTGGAGACCGACCGGTATCGTTAATGACAGGAACAGAGATGCATTATAATAAAATTGAAACTCAGACGACTACAAATCCGGCTTTTGGTACGAGTCATCAATTATCTGGTCAGACAGTTACGTTTTATAACTCTACGCCACTTATCAGTTCAAATACTACCGCAGCAAACGGATATGTAGCATTAAATGATCGATATAATAAACTGGTATTTAACGTTTTGAGTTATACGACAAGTAATTTGCCAACTTCTTCTAATACGACATTATATTATATTGATGCAAGTGGAACACTAAGAAATCATAACTACGGAAGTGTAGCGTTTCCAACGCCGGGATCAGGCAGTTTTAATCTGGTATTTGATATATCAAGATCCGTTCTTCCTTTTGGATGTAAAGGTATTATTGGTTTGAGAAGCGGAAACTTCAGTTCTATTCTTACACTAACGCTTGGCGATGTCTACTTCAATGTAGGAAACGAAAGAGCATCAAAGTTTGAAGCAGCATACGCATCTACAGACAGTAATCTTATGGATGCCTTGGAAAATGAATATTATACTTCATTAGATTTTAGAAATACAACTGGAATTAATTCGACATCAAGCTGGATCAGTACCTCTCAAAATGTAAACAGTTTATTCTACGTTAACAGTTCTGTGAACAATAACAACACAAACGTGGTATCAGGAAATGCCTGCAATACACTTACTCTTTCCGATCAGGGGAAAGACTTTCAGGTGCCATTTAATTTTACTGCAACGTCCGCATCATACACACGAAATTTCAGCGATTATGGCGTTGTATTACTGCCTTTTGAGGCAAGTATTCCGTCGGGAGTTACCGCATATACCATGATTCCGTCTGCAACGGGTGTAGCATCCACACAGATTACCAATGGTATCATTCCTGCAAATACACCTGTACTCGTTAATGCTACCGGAAATATTAGTTTTGTTGGTTCAGGTAATGTATCAACTCCAAAAGCAATAACTGTAAATCAGATGAATGGGGTTTATCATATGATAAAAGTTCCTGCCGGAGCGTACGTGCTTAAAACAGAAAACGGAGTTACTGGATTCTATAAAGTAACTGCCGGGAACGAACCTTTTATAAATCCTTTCCAGGGATATATTACTGAAGAAAATACTTACACCAATACTTTTCTTCCATTAAGTTTTGCTACGCTTGCCGTTTCTCAGAATGAAATGATAAAAGATGAGGTAAGTGTTTATCCTAATCCTGCGCAAAATGAGTTTTTTGTTGAGCTTAAATCAAACACGGCAAACTATTCACTATTTGATGCAAAAGGAAGCTTGATTGCTGGAAAGCAGAAACTCTCTTCAGGTAAAAATAAAATTAATATTGCAAACCTTCCTGCTGGAGTTTATTTCGTTGAAATATCTGATTCCGGTCAAACGGTAACTCGTAAGTTGATTAAAAAATAA
- a CDS encoding glycoside hydrolase family 3 C-terminal domain-containing protein, which yields MNKILFTLLFVISSISYAQQYKHPFQNPKLPTEQRIENLLGLLTVEEKIGMMMDNSKAVPRLEIPAYGWWNEALHGVARAGTATVFPQAIGLAATWDVLEHLKTFEMISDEARAKYNKSFDEASKTGRYEGLTFWTPNINIFRDPRWGRGQETYGEDPYLTSVLGVAAVKGLQGNDPKYFKTHACAKHFAVHSGPEWNRHSYNAEVSKRDLYETYLPAFKSLVLEGNVREVMCAYNAFDGQPCCANNTLLTEILRGKWKYDGMVVSDCWALADFYQEKYHGTHPDEKSTAADALKHSTDLECGDTYNNLNKSLSSGLITEKDLDISMRRILKGWFELGMLDPKSSVHWNQIPYSVVDSDEHKKQALKMAQKSIVLMKNDKNVLPLNKSIKKIAVVGPNADDGIMQLGNYNGTPSSTVTILDGIKAKFPNAEIIYEKGSEVADPTARTSLYQNFVSQKNGQKGMKVEFFNNNEFKGQPVNTSVNNTSITYNSFGGTQLAAGVARENTSAKISGIFKSNYSGDVIFSAATSDIYTLIVDGKEIATRKGPDARHPSEFPVKMQKGKEYQIELRHSQKGKYVSIAFEVYKKDPVNFASVKEKVKDADVIVFAGGLSPSLEGEEMLVSAEGFKGGDKTSIELPKVQRELLAELRKTGKPVVFVLCTGSSLGLEQDEKNYDVLLNAWYGGQSSGTAVADVLAGDYNPSGKLPITFYKNLEQLDNALSKTSKHQGFENYDMQGRTYRYMTEKPLYAFGHGLSYSKFTYGDAKLSKNSINCKENLTITIPVTNISERDGEEVVQVYVKRNNDVLAPVKTLRAFERVFIKSKETKNIQLTISQESFKFYDEKADDLVSKPGDYTIFHGGTSDNAGLKSMQLKVK from the coding sequence ATGAATAAAATTCTGTTCACCTTATTATTTGTAATCAGTAGCATTAGCTATGCACAGCAATACAAACACCCCTTCCAAAACCCCAAACTTCCCACCGAACAAAGAATCGAAAATCTTCTCGGATTATTAACGGTGGAAGAAAAAATAGGGATGATGATGGACAATTCCAAAGCAGTTCCGAGATTGGAAATTCCCGCTTACGGATGGTGGAATGAAGCGCTTCACGGTGTTGCAAGAGCTGGAACAGCGACAGTTTTTCCTCAAGCCATTGGTTTAGCAGCAACCTGGGACGTTCTGGAACATCTCAAAACATTTGAAATGATTTCTGACGAAGCCAGAGCAAAATATAATAAATCTTTCGATGAAGCCAGTAAAACCGGACGTTACGAAGGTCTGACATTCTGGACGCCAAACATCAATATTTTCCGAGATCCGAGATGGGGAAGAGGTCAGGAAACCTATGGAGAAGATCCTTACCTGACTTCCGTTTTAGGCGTTGCTGCCGTAAAAGGTTTGCAGGGAAATGACCCGAAATATTTCAAAACTCATGCCTGCGCCAAACATTTTGCCGTTCACAGCGGTCCGGAATGGAATCGCCATTCTTACAATGCGGAAGTTTCCAAAAGAGATTTGTACGAAACCTATCTTCCTGCTTTCAAATCTTTGGTTTTAGAAGGAAATGTAAGGGAAGTAATGTGTGCGTATAACGCTTTCGACGGACAGCCGTGCTGCGCCAACAATACTTTGCTTACCGAAATTCTTCGCGGAAAATGGAAGTACGACGGAATGGTAGTTTCCGATTGTTGGGCTTTGGCAGATTTCTATCAGGAAAAATACCACGGAACCCATCCCGATGAAAAAAGTACTGCTGCAGATGCCTTAAAACATTCAACTGATTTGGAATGTGGAGATACGTACAACAATCTTAATAAATCTCTTTCCAGCGGATTAATCACCGAAAAAGACCTCGATATATCAATGCGCAGAATCCTGAAAGGCTGGTTTGAGCTCGGAATGCTGGACCCAAAATCGTCCGTGCATTGGAACCAAATTCCATATTCGGTTGTAGATTCGGATGAACATAAGAAACAGGCTTTGAAAATGGCTCAAAAGTCAATCGTTCTGATGAAAAACGACAAAAATGTTTTGCCTTTAAATAAGAGCATTAAAAAAATCGCAGTTGTTGGCCCCAATGCAGATGATGGAATAATGCAGTTGGGAAATTATAACGGAACACCTTCTTCAACGGTTACAATTTTAGATGGAATAAAAGCCAAATTTCCGAATGCTGAGATTATTTATGAAAAAGGAAGTGAAGTCGCAGATCCTACGGCAAGAACTTCGCTCTATCAAAATTTTGTCAGTCAGAAAAACGGACAAAAAGGAATGAAGGTAGAATTTTTTAATAATAATGAATTCAAAGGTCAACCGGTCAATACATCAGTCAATAATACTTCAATCACATATAATAGTTTTGGCGGAACGCAACTCGCTGCAGGTGTTGCCAGAGAAAATACTTCAGCAAAAATTTCGGGCATTTTTAAAAGCAATTATAGTGGCGATGTGATATTTTCTGCTGCAACATCAGATATTTACACGCTTATTGTTGACGGTAAGGAAATCGCTACCAGAAAAGGTCCCGATGCAAGACATCCTTCAGAATTTCCTGTAAAAATGCAGAAAGGAAAAGAATATCAGATAGAACTTCGCCATTCCCAAAAAGGTAAATATGTAAGTATTGCTTTTGAAGTGTATAAAAAAGACCCGGTAAATTTCGCTTCAGTAAAAGAAAAAGTAAAAGATGCAGATGTCATTGTCTTTGCAGGCGGACTTTCTCCAAGCCTTGAAGGCGAAGAAATGTTGGTTAGCGCAGAAGGTTTCAAAGGCGGCGATAAAACGTCGATAGAACTTCCTAAAGTTCAACGTGAATTGCTTGCAGAATTAAGAAAAACCGGAAAACCTGTTGTTTTCGTTTTGTGCACAGGTAGTTCGCTTGGTCTGGAACAAGACGAAAAAAATTACGATGTTTTACTAAATGCCTGGTACGGAGGACAATCCAGCGGAACTGCGGTTGCGGATGTTTTGGCAGGAGATTACAATCCGTCTGGAAAATTGCCGATTACCTTTTACAAAAATCTCGAGCAACTGGACAATGCACTTTCTAAAACCAGCAAGCATCAGGGTTTTGAAAACTATGATATGCAGGGAAGAACCTACCGTTATATGACAGAAAAACCTTTGTATGCATTCGGTCACGGTTTGAGCTATTCAAAATTTACTTATGGAGATGCTAAATTGAGTAAAAACTCTATTAATTGTAAAGAAAATTTGACTATTACAATTCCGGTTACCAACATTTCAGAAAGAGACGGTGAAGAAGTTGTTCAGGTTTATGTGAAAAGAAATAACGATGTTTTGGCGCCTGTAAAGACTTTAAGAGCTTTTGAAAGAGTTTTTATTAAATCTAAAGAAACAAAGAATATCCAACTCACAATTTCTCAAGAATCATTCAAATTTTATGACGAAAAAGCAGATGATTTGGTTTCAAAACCTGGAGATTATACCATTTTTCACGGTGGAACTTCTGATAATGCAGGATTGAAAAGTATGCAGTTAAAAGTCAAATAA
- a CDS encoding alpha-L-arabinofuranosidase C-terminal domain-containing protein, with protein sequence MKTKNKIFTLLLSGCVAFSSAQTSKFTLDLDGTSTNIKIQPTMYGIFFEDINFAADGGLYAELIKNRSFEFDEPLMGWKQQNTKTLSPNLDSGFLTIYSDDSKTNKNYARITVYNDKNYILENEGFRGIGLHQGAKYDFSFDLENVSGNISAVNASLIDENGVVISTVPILIKGKGWQKYTAVFYPSKTVKKAKLQITFTGNGVVNMDMISLFPQDTWKGRKGGLRKDLVQKLYDLQPGFLRFPGGCIVEGRTLAERYQWKKTLGNVADREYLIDKWSSGFAHRLTPDYYQSFGLGFYEYFQLSEDLGAEPLPILSCGMACQFNTAELVHLEELNPFVQDALDLIEFANGDVNTKWGKIRAEMGHPKPFNMKYIGVGNEQWGEDYIERYKIFEKAIHSKYPDIKIISGSGPSPDGEFFEYGWKELKKLNAQIVDEHYYNSPEWFTKNAGRYDDYDRSGPKVFAGEYAAQSVGVVKPDNKNNWQTALSEAAFMTGLERNADVVTMTSYAPLFAHADGWQWTPDLIWFNNLQSYATPNYYVQKLFSNNKGTDLIKISENGNAAKGQNQLFASAVKDGKNNEVIIKIVNTDSQEKSVEINPKNIKLGSKLTKTTLTASQLSAENNFQTENIKPLEENFLIKKGKFSVQIPANSFVVLKIK encoded by the coding sequence ATGAAAACTAAAAATAAAATCTTCACCCTTCTTCTTTCTGGTTGCGTTGCATTTTCATCGGCACAAACCTCAAAGTTTACTTTAGATTTAGACGGAACATCTACCAACATCAAAATCCAGCCAACGATGTACGGAATTTTCTTCGAAGACATCAACTTTGCAGCAGATGGCGGTCTTTATGCCGAACTAATCAAAAACCGTAGCTTCGAATTTGATGAACCTCTGATGGGCTGGAAACAACAAAACACTAAAACCCTTTCTCCGAATTTAGATTCCGGGTTTCTGACTATTTATTCTGACGATTCCAAAACCAATAAAAATTACGCAAGAATAACCGTTTACAATGACAAAAATTACATTTTAGAGAATGAAGGTTTCAGAGGAATTGGACTTCATCAAGGTGCAAAGTATGATTTCAGTTTTGACTTGGAAAATGTATCAGGAAATATTTCTGCGGTCAATGCAAGTCTGATTGATGAAAACGGAGTCGTAATTTCTACAGTTCCGATTTTGATCAAAGGAAAAGGCTGGCAAAAATATACGGCTGTTTTTTATCCATCAAAAACGGTTAAAAAAGCAAAACTACAGATCACCTTCACAGGAAACGGCGTGGTAAATATGGATATGATTTCGCTTTTCCCACAAGATACTTGGAAAGGACGAAAAGGTGGTTTGAGAAAAGATTTGGTGCAGAAATTATATGATTTGCAACCCGGATTTTTACGTTTTCCGGGTGGCTGTATCGTCGAAGGCAGAACCCTTGCAGAAAGATATCAATGGAAAAAAACTTTAGGAAATGTCGCCGATAGAGAATATCTCATCGACAAATGGAGTTCTGGATTTGCCCATCGCCTCACTCCTGATTATTACCAATCATTCGGATTAGGTTTCTACGAATATTTCCAGCTTTCCGAAGATTTGGGAGCAGAACCTTTACCGATTTTAAGTTGTGGAATGGCGTGCCAGTTCAACACAGCCGAATTGGTTCATTTGGAGGAATTAAATCCTTTCGTTCAGGATGCTTTGGATTTAATCGAATTTGCCAACGGAGATGTCAATACTAAATGGGGTAAAATTCGTGCTGAAATGGGACATCCAAAACCATTCAATATGAAATATATCGGTGTTGGGAACGAACAGTGGGGAGAAGATTATATCGAGCGTTACAAGATTTTTGAAAAAGCCATTCATTCCAAATATCCTGATATTAAAATCATTTCAGGAAGCGGACCGTCGCCGGACGGAGAATTTTTTGAATATGGATGGAAAGAGCTCAAAAAACTCAATGCACAGATTGTCGACGAACATTATTACAATTCACCCGAATGGTTTACAAAAAATGCCGGAAGGTATGATGATTACGACCGTTCGGGACCAAAAGTTTTTGCAGGAGAATATGCTGCACAATCGGTTGGTGTAGTAAAACCTGACAATAAAAATAACTGGCAAACGGCATTATCAGAAGCCGCTTTTATGACCGGATTGGAGAGAAATGCAGATGTGGTCACAATGACTTCCTATGCACCGCTTTTTGCCCACGCAGACGGTTGGCAATGGACACCGGATTTAATTTGGTTTAATAATTTACAGTCTTACGCAACACCAAATTATTATGTTCAGAAATTATTTTCCAATAATAAAGGAACCGATTTAATTAAAATTTCTGAAAACGGAAATGCTGCAAAAGGACAAAATCAGCTTTTTGCATCCGCGGTGAAAGACGGTAAAAATAATGAAGTAATCATCAAAATAGTCAATACAGATTCTCAGGAAAAATCAGTTGAAATCAATCCAAAAAACATCAAATTAGGAAGCAAATTAACTAAAACAACCTTGACTGCTTCTCAACTTTCTGCCGAAAATAATTTCCAAACAGAAAACATAAAACCTCTTGAAGAGAATTTTTTGATAAAAAAAGGGAAGTTTTCTGTTCAAATTCCAGCCAATTCTTTTGTTGTTTTAAAGATAAAATAG